AGCTTCCGCCAAACAAGTCTATTGAAATTGGCGATGAGGTGATGGTGTTCGGTAACTTCCAAGGAGACGATCTAATCGCGTTTGGAGTACGACATGTCAGTGATGGCCTGCCGCCGCCTCCCAAAGATGCTTTTGCTCCAGGTGGGCAACCGCCACGCGTGGAGAATGTTACTACTCATCAAGAAGCAGAGCGTGAAGATCAGGTTGTTCCACTGGTAGATACGCGGATTGATCTAAAGACCAACAGTAATGACGAACATGTGGTTTGGGACGATGATGGAGAAGCAGAAGATATTGAGGATGATGAAGAGGGAGAGGAGCATGACGACGAACATGAGCGTAATGAGCGTGAAAGAGAAGATGAGTTTGAGGATGACTAATGGCTAGCTATCCTTTACGAATTAATTAATTTTTTGTAAGGTACAAGATGGCCACTATCGGTCGATGACTGAAAAAGGAGTTCTTTGTGTCTACACGCAAATCTTCCAGCAAGAAACAAGCTTCTGGTCAACAAAAAAAGACTTCGGTCGTTAAGCAGGCGCGTGTCAATCGTCGGCTGAGAGCTGCAGCGAAGCGTCTGGCACGTGAAAAAAGTCGGCAGGGTCACCAGCAGGCGACACTCAATGGCTTCGTGCATCACCAGCGGACAAAGGGGAAGAAAGTCTCCAAGCGGGAGGCGGCTAAGCAGTTACTGGCTTAGTTCCAGGCTCACGAGAGCAAACAAAAGCGGCCTATGGCCGCTTTTTGATGTACCAGACATGCCTGATTCATTGACAAAAAGCTTATTTACATACATAATATTCACAATAAAACGTTCTTTTTAGGAGGAAATAATGAACTTGCCAATTGAGGTGTGGCAAAGCGCTGCGATTGGTCTTGGTGTCGTGTCAGTGATTTTGGCTGGCGCGTATCTCATGTGTCGTCGTGAGTGCGTGTTGCTGCGGGCAGAAAATGAAGTGTTACTTCAGCTCGCTAACACGGATCAGTTGACTGGCCTAGGTAATCGTCGGCTGTTCTCAGCGCGGGCGGAGTATCTCATGAAGTTGTTACCAACTCCGTCGACAAATCAGGCACGTTATCGCGAGCGGCAGGCGCATATTCCAGCGTTGACTGCAATCTACATCGATATCGACCATTTCAAGCAGATTAATGACACCTACGGGCATCCTGCCGGCGATGTAGTGTTGCGCACACTTGCGGTGCAATTGCGTAAGCTGTTGCGGGACAGCGATCTCATCTGTCGCTTTGGCGGTGAAGAGTTTGTGGTCTTGTTGCCCGACGATGCAACTGACGCTTTGCGAGTGGCAGAAAAAATCCGTACGGCTATTGCCAACGTTGATTTCGGAATTAAGGATTTGCTGGGTATCACGATTAGCATTGGTCTGTGCTCGGTAGCTTGTCAGGTGCCGCTTGACCAGTTGTTGTCCCGAGCGGACGCTGCACTTTATGCCGCCAAACAGAGCGGTCGGAATCGAGTGGTGGTGTTTCCTTTCTCCGATTGATGATTGTAAGACCCGATGTTGCAGCGCAACATCGGGTCTTTTTAATAAAAACACGCCTACAAGCAGTGCTTAATGCGCCAATGCAAGCAGGGTTAGTTTGGTTTGGGTAGGTACATGTGGCAGAAGTGCCTGCTTGGCGGCGAGGAGTGTGGCGCCTGTGGTTGCCACGTCATCAATAACGACAATATTCTTTGTTTGCAGCGCGGCGAGTTCCCTTGTCTGCACTGCAAACGCGTTATGCACATTTTTCAAGCGCGCGTTGCGGTCGAGAGTCGATTGGGCGCTGGTGTGTGATGTGCGCCTAAGTACAGAAGAATAGGTGACAGACTGTAGCTGGGCCGCTTTTAGTATCTCAGTGACTTGATTGTAGCCGCGGGCGCGTTCTCGCTGTCGACTGAGTGGGATGGGTAGGTACACAGTGTCTGCTGGTTGAATCTTGTGCCACGCGTACAGCAGTGCGCCCAAATGCGCCGCTGCATTCTTATCGTGATGAAACTTATTCTGTGTGATGGCCGCTCGAATGAGTGGGGTGTGGTAGTGGCAGAGACATATTGTGTGAAGAAATGGCGACGGTCTGTATTCGGCGAGAATGCTCTCAGGACTAGCATTGCGAACCAGCAGCTCTGCCTGACTTGGAGGGAAGAGTAAATCAAGCAGAGCTGTGAGTAACTGTTCCATAATCTAGCAGTATAGCGTACTCGGCGTGATAGAATATCCATACATACTATATGAGCTTTATTACCAACATTCTTTCATCGCTTCAGTCCAAAGATGGTTCTGGGAGCAGTGTTGTAGGTATTGATGTCGGGTCTGCGTCAATGAAGGTGGTTGAGCTTGAGGAGCGCAAGGGAGTGGTAACGCTCGTAACATACGGTGAAGTACAACTTGGTCCATATGCTGGAAAACAACTTGGGGATTCAGTCACGCTTGA
The nucleotide sequence above comes from Candidatus Nomurabacteria bacterium. Encoded proteins:
- a CDS encoding GGDEF domain-containing protein, with translation MNLPIEVWQSAAIGLGVVSVILAGAYLMCRRECVLLRAENEVLLQLANTDQLTGLGNRRLFSARAEYLMKLLPTPSTNQARYRERQAHIPALTAIYIDIDHFKQINDTYGHPAGDVVLRTLAVQLRKLLRDSDLICRFGGEEFVVLLPDDATDALRVAEKIRTAIANVDFGIKDLLGITISIGLCSVACQVPLDQLLSRADAALYAAKQSGRNRVVVFPFSD
- a CDS encoding ComF family protein, translating into MEQLLTALLDLLFPPSQAELLVRNASPESILAEYRPSPFLHTICLCHYHTPLIRAAITQNKFHHDKNAAAHLGALLYAWHKIQPADTVYLPIPLSRQRERARGYNQVTEILKAAQLQSVTYSSVLRRTSHTSAQSTLDRNARLKNVHNAFAVQTRELAALQTKNIVVIDDVATTGATLLAAKQALLPHVPTQTKLTLLALAH